AGTTGCATTCCAACCAATATCCTTAAAAGAGATAAAACCGTGAGTGAGATATAATATTCGGATAAAAtgggaaaagtggaagtaaaacACCATCGCTAGATATTTCTAGCGCTTGGCACACATGCGCCACAAATATTCCAGCGCACCAAAGGCAGCATCAGAATATTATGGCGCTACAGTTTGGTTCTCACCCAATCATGGCAAAGATAAAGTTTTAAACAACTGTCAATGACACATCGCAAATCAGATCTGGCGCTTCCTTTGGTAGCGCTAGAATATAATAGCGCTCCTGATCAAAACGCTAGAATATTATGGTACTGCTAGTTGCGTTTTAGTGAACTTCTATCTCTTCCAATATCTATATTATTCCGGCCTGTTactctataaatagaccctATGAAATCCGAAAAATAACACACAATCCCCACATAATaccctaagcttgagtattgaccgaagcttcTCTCTGTCCTGTATTTGAGACCGTCTGTTGTATTAACACACTATTAAGAAGACTATGTCCGCATGACCGCTCGATCCAGTCCAATTATTGCCGAAATTCTGACCAAATCTCTAGCCTAAACACACGAAACTCTCGGAGAATCTCACCCCATAATCAGTTTGTTACCAGGAAGTTCGAATGTTAACAGGAAAGCTAGCAAAGTCAAGCTGttagtgttcctgagaaccaaAATATAGCCTACGCTATACTGTAACCTGAAATCTACCTTTTTACCGCTTTCATCATCATATAAATCAcgcctaaataagataatctctGGACAAACCTGTTTATTGCTAAGCACTTTGAATAAATATAAATCATTATTTTGACGTTGTTTAGTTAATtacttgtgcattaaaatcaactcggattagtaatgtagcataacacatgtcccttttGTCGTCacgttgaactagtaaggaccgccgcgtgggctaatgatggccactccccgtattagtaaacgtgcgccaaactctcaatctctactccactggatgtacgttgagagGTCTCCATATAagagatcacaagggaacctatggttaTTTTGaatcaaatatgtttgcactctatgcatatcacgataaccgggttttgtcagttttctttaATATAGTTGTAAAATTGAATGGTGGATCCTAAGGACTAGTAAAACGaggcactagtggaaaaaggcttatttgcatccccgcatttgccacgccattctaaacatgtgacgcaaatgacaaattttagcataaaatttagtcatttgcgtcgcagctttgttaaactgcgacgcaaatgactctaggatgccccccagagtcatttgcgtcgcagattagtaaaactgcgacgcaattaactcaatcaagtgcgtcgcagatttactaatctgcgacgcaaatgactctggggggcatcctagagtcatttgcgtcgcagtttagtaattctgcgacgcaaatgatgttttgaattttttctaaaatttaattttgttggcGCTAGCTAGCTCTCCAATGCGATATTCCACAGCGACCTAAATTGAAACCCAATTGCAAAAGCTTCACCCCTCACTGCTTCAATTCCTTCCTCCAACTTCCTCGGCCTTCCTCGTCCTCCGCCGTCAACCTCGTCCTCCGCCGTCAACCTCCGTCTTCCTCGACCTGCTGTTCGTCTTCCTGCCGCGTCAACCTCCTCTTCGCACAGCTCATTGTCCTCCAACTTCCTGCTCGTCGCCGCCCCCTGATCGTCGTTCAACCCCCGGCCTCTTCACAGGTCACTGTCGCCGCTGCTTGCTAACGCCGTCGGCTGCCACGCCGCTGGCCCTCCTCTCTTCAATTGCTCCATCGATTAATTAGGtacatttaaattttattttgtggatattatttaattgaattttaattgtgcattttaattataattgtggatattatgtttgaattttaatggtacattttagttgaattttaagattgaattttaattgtggatattatttaattgaattttaattgtgcacatttaagatttaggttttgttgaattttaattgtagtttttggtgaattgtaatagttggttttgttgaaattatttgtttattacaattaggttttgttgaattaaggttatgaaatgaatttttgggtttgtgtaggtttatgagatggtttgtgtaggttatgaaatgatgttttgggtttgctacaaaattcgggtttgtgaatttgtgatgtgaaatgaattgtactatgggaccttgttattagttatggtaggttttgttggaagccatggatttataatgatatgaatagcctagtttatattctaacctttgacaaaatttggtcatattgttttatctttagtggttgaaaatggatcggagttggatgtatggtagtaaacgattttctacaaggttcttacaagggattcaagagttcattaaggttgccttgaaacatcaatcagaacatgaatcaagtttaattctgtgtccttgttgtgattgcaataattcaagggggtatcgggatattgatgatattgttgatcacatagttcgtcgcggttttaagggtaactacacgacgtggacatggcatggtgagagcatagatcatggggcaagttctagtatgccgagctcgagtcagcataatcattgtgataatggtgatgataatgaaattgaggatgatattggtgttgaaagtgaggaagaagaggagaaagataggatagatgatatgatgcatgatgtggaagaccatcatttcgttgagcgtccccatatgtatgatagtataatcaaagcttccgcaacaccattatatcctggttctacacaaactgtacttggtgccgtcatcgaatatttcaacttaaaggtggaaaacggttggaccaacaagagtttttcacagtttttggaggccacgtctggtaatcttcctgaaggaaacaaacttccaaggtctaactatgaggcccagaagcttatgtgtcctttgggtatggattatgagaagatacacgcgtgtccaaatgattgcgtgttgtatcgaaagcagtatgcaaatctgcatgagtgtccaagatgcggattgtcccgttacaagatcgtggagaatgatgcaacatcaactaagaagaaaccttctccggctaaggtgctttggtatcttccaattataccaagatttaagcgccttttctcagaagagaaaactgcaaaactcttgaggtggcatgccgaggggaggaagaaagatgggttaatgaggcatcctgctgattctccacaatggaggaacattgatcgaaagtacaaggtctttagggaagaagttcggaatctcaggcttggtctttgcacggatggaatgaacccatttgggacacttagtacccaatatagcacttggccggttcttctcaccatatacaatttgcctccttggttatgcatgaagcgtagatacatcatgttgtcgctcttaatctctgggcctaaacaacccggaaatgacatagatgtgtatctagagccactcattgaagatttgaaattgttgtgggatgaaggggtgttgatgtttgatgcatacaccaaaaccaatttcactttacgtgccatgattttttgtacgataaatgatttcccggcttatggaaatttgtcagggtattctgtaaagggaaagaaggcatgtccagtttgtcatgatgatttggtctcgaggcgcctaaaattttgtgggaaagatgtgtacatggattaccggatgtatcttcctgaagatcatccatttcgaaaagagaaggaagcttttaatggagaattggagatgagagaagctcctgcccccttatgtgcgtgtgaggtttatgaacgggttaaagacattgagacagagtttggtaagccttataaaggtcagccaagtggtggttacaagaagaggtctatcttttgggatctcccatattggagagatttggaagttaggcattgtttggatgtaatgcatattgagaaaaatgtttgtgatgccattgttgggacattgttgaatatgcaagggaaaacgaaggatgggcctaaagttagacaagatatggctgctatgggtcgctccgagttggcacctcaagaaaggggaaaacgctggtaccttcccccagcttgtttcaccttgtctaaaaaggagaaagttagcttttgtgagtctttgcatggcttaaaggtccctgccggttactcttcaaattttcgtagacttgtgtccatgtctgacttgaaattagttggaatgaaatctcatgattgtcacgtgttgatgcaacaattgctgccggttgcaattcgagggatattgccgccacaagtgaggtataccattacaagattgtgtttctttttcaacacaatttgtagcaaggtgatcaatccaacaatactggatgatttgcaggctgatgtacttgagaccatgtgtcggtttgaaaagtattttccgccatcattctttgacatgatgcctcatttgattattcatcttgttcgtgaaattaagctttgtgggccagtttgtatgaggtacatgtatccctttgaacgggaaatgggtaccttgaaaaatagagtgatgaatccggccaaacctgaagctagtattgtccaacgaaccgtcgcggaggaagttgctgcatgggtttctcaatatatggcacgtttgaaagaagtcggagtaccaaagtgtagacatgatgggagacttggtggtcaaggtacaattggcaagaaaaggatatcaatcagttctgaaatgatgtgtaaggttgagctgtttgtggtgcaaagtcttagtgaagtccatccatacgtggctgagcacatgaactttcttagagagcaatatccttcaaaaaatggtcctcaactgataaaagagcataatcgttcattcctcacatggttcaagcgtcgagtgatggatcaattttccgacacgcctaatgaggtatctgacatggtgagatggttggcatatggtcctaaatgtcaagtcatatcttatgaggggtacgacatcaatggctattctttttacacgaagcgacaagatgacaaaacgacgatgcaaaatagtggtgttacggcaatatgtttgtcttcagagtatgctagtgtaaaagatagaacacttgtagataagacgaactcttactatggagtcattgaagaaatattagagttggaatataagtattttaagattcctctattccggtgcaagtgggttgatattagtcgcggtgtcaaaaaggatgaacatgggtacctgacacttgtaaactttagtcgagttgggcatcttgcagatcctttcatattagcatcacaggcaaaacaaatcttttacatggttgaccctgccgatcgtagttggtcagttgttctgaaaggcaaaagaagaatacttggcgttgaggatgtagatgatgaagaagagtatgatgagcagtttaatgagattccaccttcctcctggcatatccctcaaatgattgacgatgttgacatgagttatacacgccgagatcatgatgaaggattttatgttgaaaaagagaaatagtgagATAGGTACTATTTTGGCAACTATTTTTTCACCAACTTAATTtgtaggttctttggttcaaagttgggttcgaaaatgtcatttttgcctaaatatgtactataacgacccaattacccttaaatgtggaataatagattagtacgaggctttagGATAGTGGTGGTTGTTCAAAGGATGATGGATGGTTACACCTGATACTTCTTTATTCAGGGAATTTCCATACTCCTTGAATTCTTATGCAACTGGTCTCTATATTATGCTCATGGAGCTGGATATTATGTCATCCATGTTTGCACTCCCAAACTACCTCCCAACCCGGAAAAAAAACATCTTATTTGGATTTAAGTGTCTGCTAAGTTCCTGTGTACCATCTAATTGCTGGTTGTTAGTATCTGAAGGTTATTTCAGGAGCTTGGTTGTGCTTTCTTTGTTGCTTAATCTTTAAAGAACAGTCTGTTTTTGGGTGGGTTTGTGGACCAAAATTTTGCATATTCAAATTCATTCCCCAGCATTtgtacagaactgatcagaactgaccagttctatgcactgatctgcacagctcagatcagaactgtgcagatcagtgcacagaactggtcagaactgatcagttctgtgcactgatctgcatagttctgatctgagctgtgcagatcagtgcacagaactggtcagctctgatcagttctgtgcactgatctgcacagctcagatcagaactgtgcagatcagtgcacagaactggtcagttctgaccagttctgtgcactgatctgcacagttctgatctgagctgtgcagatcagtgcacagaactgatcagctctgatcagttctgtgcactgatctgcacagttctgatctgagctgtgcagatcagtgcacagaactggtcagctctgatcagttctgtgcactgatctgcacagttctgatctgagctgtgcagatcagtgcacagaactgatcagttctgaccagttctgtgcactgatctgcacaattctgatctgagctgtgcagatcagtgcacagaactggtcagctctgatcagttctgtgcactgatctgcacagttctgatctgagctgtgcagatcagtgcacagaactggtcagctctgatcagttctgtgcactgatctgcacagttctgatctgagctgtgcagatcagtgcacagaactgatcagttctgaccagttctgtgcactgatctgcacagttctgatctgagctgtgcagatcagtgcacagaactggtcagttctttatttttattttaaaatcctgcttttgaaggtatgtaattttgatgattttccaatgcagtagcgtcaggcatggatgaagatcaacacgcaaattcaggtccttctaacaaatcaccaaatcaagtgccccaaaagcaaaaaaagaagccaagaggccctacaaaaggaataaaatccatgcccggggttccaagaaaaattgaatgggatcacttggaccgacccacagggaaatgggcaacggattacaagaatcacattggcgagataagtcgcgcaaaggtttcaatattgatcagaacctgagaagatgtttcacaaggaataaaagacactttgtgggaagacgtcaaggtaaccggttttattttggaaattcagttgtacatatctacgtgtctttttcatgtgctaaaagactttcttgttccttttctttttctttcatttagagagaatttcatatcacagatgaaactaagaaagaagttgtcttaaagagttgtgataagcgttggagggaattcaaatcaagattgACGACTGGTTGGATTCGGGGTACAAGGAAAAggccaaaagatgaaaagatgccatatgatttgtatagttatataactaaggatatatggaaggaatttgtgaagatacgtacctccgaagaagctgaggtataaaaattattcttatttaaagtcttgttataatctaagttttattttgttgtaataatttcttttacccccctaaaattaggaaataagtgagaaagcaagacaaagtcaatctttcaacatatatcctcatcatatgggacagaaatcatatgctgaaatgacaagtgaatggcagagaaaagggtacattccctcagtttcttcgtcatctgaaggttcctctgcgtctacaatttcttcaagtttgccgagtaggacatgtttatggcttcttgcaagatcgaaaccagatgagaaaggaaatccttacttgccggatgagggcacacaaaaggtcaaagaaaatattgtaagttcatttaacaattttgcgtaatgttgtgattcctctaatttcatatatgttcttaaatatgaaaccaagtgttgaacttttctcaaaaccatttgatttcatgtaggatgaatggaaaaggaaacaagatgaaggggaatttgttcccaaaagtgcacgagatgatgtcttatctcgtgcacttggtaagactaaagaagggagaccactaacatttggtggtggagtaggcatcaaagctgtgtgggggaccggagagcggcgtagctttcgacggtatggagatgcggagatggaggaaatggaagcaagagtgaccaaaagggtcaaagatgagacaatacaagagatgaactccaagatggatgccatggtcatggagaaatttatcacatttgctaaagaacttggtgtccaaataccaagccatatgaggatagacgcaaatgttcatagtagttgtcgttccgggggtttagatccatttgccgacattacggtatgataatttgtgtttttcaagtactttgtttctagttaattctattgaacttttctaacatgttacattgtatttgcgttattgttcaaaataaataataaggaacctgtcccgtgccatctatacctgaacataggctcggagaaagtctttgttgcctatggtaccatatgtccagagttgctccttgatcaccacaacgacgtcacgtccgataacgtgaaagtgagcgttgatgattttgagcccgcgtacaaagaagctcccgtccccgtgccttctcaatatattaagaaacttgctcaagctcatggtaccttcactcagtggccaaaacatttggtgtcgcttacgaatgaggaggtaactaacatatgcatgataatttgaagtagaactattataccatgtatgctcactaatatgtatatcgttatttgaaaatcatacctcaggtaaacaagcctacaagtaaagagcctaaagggaaagggaacaaagggaaagagatagtggttgggggaagtggaacaaaagcgtccaacactaaatcaaaaacctatttccttgaaaattataaagtgcaaaatttgagtggtaagtgcaatgtgatgaaaactatgatgttgggattaaaagaaggggagcacgttaaggtacattgcactaaaaggacattcaatatggaaaaggactttgaaattagtgtcaccgttgaagacaccgatcaacttctctcgggagcatggctcaatatatcaataatacaagtttttgctacgtgagttacctaaattcatattttgcccctaaatttgatttttatgattgtcttaacgttcttacactctatattatagggctttgagtgagttgtgttttcacgatgattgtcaccccaatagtattggattcatgtgcccggagatgatctcggccaccatgttaaagtccgatgcagatcgaattctattgtacatgacgaggtccatgagtgcacttagttctaagacattcatcttatgtccatactacgaaaagtatgaaaattactttgaacttcgtttttaattgattgttataaatttaacttttttttttctaactacatacgtttattgtttgtatgtaggagtcactggatgcttttagttctttgcttgtctaaacgtgaggtctacatatttgattctcaacagaagaagagaaatttgatgattaaggagccactaaacaagtaagtaaagtatgcatatgaaaatgccatttttgccaaaatttttgccttaggttctttagttcaaagttgggttcgaaaacatcatttttgcctaaaaatgacctaggacgacccaattagccttaaatgtgaaataatagattgtaaagggacttagaaagttataactatgcatatgagacgtgtaataagtttgaaaacattccttaggttctttggttcaaagttgggttcgaaaacatcatttttgcctaaaaatgacctaggacgacccaaatagccttaaatgtgaaataatagattgtaaagggccttagaaagttataactatgcatatgaaacgtgtaataagtttgaaaacattccttaggttcaaagttgggttcgaaaacatcatttttgcctaaaaatgacctaggacgacccaaatagccttaaatgtgaaataatagattgtaaagggccttagaaagttataactatgcatatgagacgtgtaataagtttgaaaacattccttaggttctttggttcaaagttgggttcgaaaatatcatttttgcctaaaaatgaactagaacgacccaattagccttaaatgtgaaataatagattgtaaagggccttagaaagttataactatgcatatgagacgtgtaataagtttgaaaacattccttaggttctttggttcaaagttgggttcgaaaacatcatttttgcctaaaaatgacctaggacgacccaaatagccttgaatgtgaaataatagattgtaaagggccttagaaagttataactatgcatatgagacgtgtaataagtttgaaaacattccttaggttctttggttcaaagttgggttcgaaaacatcatttttgcctaaaaatgacctaggacgacccaaatagccttgaatgtgaaataatagattgtaaagggccttagaaagttataactatgcatatgagacgtgtaataagtttga
This genomic stretch from Spinacia oleracea cultivar Varoflay chromosome 3, BTI_SOV_V1, whole genome shotgun sequence harbors:
- the LOC130469669 gene encoding uncharacterized protein, which encodes MPYDLYSYITKDIWKEFVKIRTSEEAEEISEKARQSQSFNIYPHHMGQKSYAEMTSEWQRKGYIPSVSSSSEGSSASTISSSLPSRTCLWLLARSKPDEKGNPYLPDEGTQKVKENIDEWKRKQDEGEFVPKSARDDVLSRALGKTKEGRPLTFGGGVGIKAVWGTGERRSFRRYGDAEMEEMEARVTKRVKDETIQEMNSKMDAMVMEKFITFAKELGVQIPSHMRIDANVHSSCRSGGLDPFGIVLTEKDLPKEGSSHNKALYLIIGCKGQNIPLGLVDNGSAVNVCPLRTDRFLGLKDADFQPSNQGIRAYDNSKRTVHVKLKLTIQTGPVARTTEFQVVDIKPTFNLLLGSPWLHDLGGVVSTLHQMVKLNHN